The genomic interval GTGATGTGTGCAACCTTACCCATAGCTACCATTGTGTACCTCCATTAATGAGGACTATTTTCATACCCTCATAGCATAAAAGTACGAGTCTGACTTATTAAagaattgttttaatttaaagtgtATGTTAAACGTACTAGCTCAATCTCAGTTTACATGGTatatttaattacttaattaatgGTTTAGGTGCCGGCACTCCTCTGAAGATACAGTTTTAGACTGTTTGAGAAAATATTAAATCTTGAACAACCCATCCCCTAACATGCTAAGTGGTGGacacattttgttcaaaatgaagccatttatGGATGTACAGTAAAGTGCTATTTTGTGTAGGAATTATTATGATACAGGTCAAGTAGGAGTGTTTCAAGTGAGAGTAATTCATATGTTCACTTAAGATGTAGTTGTATGagtgttaaaatgtatgtatcaaTGTATCAAACATTGTCATTGACTATCAGCCTTGTGAATTTCATACTTTGATAACAACATCCTGAAAATACCTCTGATGTGTCTGAATATCCTTTGACATTCATTGCCCTTTCTATATCTGGGATGTAttcaaagcacagcagcagaccAAATACAGGGTGCATCTTGGCTTTGCAGTTTTATATGATTTAACCACTCTGTCAGTGATGTGTAAGTGGTATGCAAGCATGTGGTGGGCCCCGCCCAGGAACAAGCATCTGAGATTGGAtcactctgtctgtgctggAACAACTCTTTCAAAAGCATGTCCTTGAATAAACTCACACAGCCATTAAATATTTCTGTCTTGGCACACCGGGCATAACTACCACCTTCTACCACCTTCACCCTGTAAACAGAGCCTGTGCTGATTGCACAAGCGTCAGGGTGATGGCAGTATATCTTGTCGGCTTtcagaataaagctgtgtagCTCGTGTCTTAATTCGACTTAAATCTTTCTCACTTACGACTCATTTCAGTCAGAATAATTAACATAGCCACCCCAAGACATAGCGCACTGATCCGGTGAGATCTGCTGGGGATTGTCACCACGAGCCGACATAAACGGACCCGGGAAGAACCCCAGGAACACACTGTGCCCAGGAACCCGACCCGCGGCCCGGGATTCCTCCCCAGGATTTTTACTGTTGGAGGAGCAACCTTATCCCGGAGAGCCATTCCGCACAGGAAATGTCGAAGGCTGTAAATGAATTCCAAAGAGCAGCTAACTGGCAACCCCAGAGGACGAGTGTGGCCTGCGGCTGCCAAAATAGATAGCACCCCGCATCGGGTTCCCATCTCTGAGGACTGCCGAGCACCCACACTCATTCATATCACCATGCCCTATCGGGGTGTccctctctgacacagacatTCATCTTGTAAAATGAAGGAGAACATCTTAGTCGTTTTCCTTGACAGGAGCTGGACTGCATGCCGAGACTGCAAAGATGCTGTTGAATGTGACAGAATCAATCGTTCCTAAataactgcagtgcattgtgcaAATCTTAATAATGACCAATCACAGAATGATAGAATTgcactctctgtctgtgacatcCTTGGGCTTAAATCTAATAAATACCAAGATgagagaacttttttttttttgcagaggctCTCTGACATGTAAATGACCTTCCTGGTGTTGTATAGCAATAAGTGCTGCTTTTTGGAGTGTCCTTTTATGATCAAAAATAATATATCACATGGAACAGGTGAACTAGTCCAAAGACTGCATTGTCCTCAGTACATACTGAACCCACATATATGAGAAATCCTCGTAGACTTTAAGGGCACTTTGGTAATGATGCTTGCAATCAAGTCAGTAGTGAGTCCAGTTTTGATTTACAACAAGGAACTAGTTTAACAACCAACAGCATATCGAGTGTCAGTCAAGTTTGAGATCATTAACAGAATATCATCTTCATGTGTACACGCCCCGGCCCTTGAGGACTGGCTTCCGTGACCAGCTTCAAGCGTGGCGGTGGCAGGTTGGGGTATCTCTCTCTGCAATGGCGGCAGGTCGGCCAAGGGTTAACGTAAGAGATACGATCCCCTCAGACACCTGCCACTACAGACCACGCAACGCCCACAGCACTTCAGAAGACCTGAATGGAATTCCTAGAAGGTATCTCTATTCTCGGTAGAGAGGGTAGGTCCACAGAGATGCTCCCCTCTAAATTTGTCGGCGGTTTGGGTAGAGCACACGGTGTCTTCTGGCTGAACCAGCCAGCGGAAGTGTTTAGCATGGCAGTAATTCTGCCAGTTGAAACCCAGGCCCCATCAAATCAGGTCTGGGCACCCGGTGAGCCCGACCTAAAACTGGAGAGATAGCTTAAAATGCTGCAGCACACCAACAACCGAATCTCGCCCTCAAGTCTGGTTGAAAATGAGAGGTTGTCTTCACTTAACGAACCATCCTGCTCTGTTCATTTCACCGTAATGGAGTTTCTGCTCATGGAATATGCCAGGGAGGAGCTCCATCTTGTCAGACGGTGGTTTGGTTTacaacaaaaatggaattaGACAGTTAAGTTGACTAGCACATGTTCATCCATCCATGTATTCATTTGACATAAATTTGAGTACTCAATGCATTAGGAACGAGCCGTGAATGACTTCAGCACAGTCCAGCCAAACTTTTGATCTGAAGTCTGGTCTCAATGCCTTATAGCCGACAAGTGAGGGGCTTCCTGCTGCCTTTGCCTTGCTTCTCATATTTCTAGGCATGTATTTAGCAGGAAGTGGCATGGTCACTATAAAAGCAGACCCTTGCACGgccctccctcgctctccctgtctccacagCGATGTAACTCACTCCAAGCAGCTTGTGCTGAGAATAGCAGACATTTACTGGACTTAAAGTGTTAAGGAGAGCCTCTTTTTACCAGCGCTTTTGCCCTGTGAATATCGCATATTGGGACCGAGGTTTCAGAGAAGGCCAGCTGAGCTCCCAGGCCGAGGCGCTGTGTGGATGCGTGGATCATGAGGGCGGACGGCATTAACCCACGCACGGGGATGGTGGTGGCCGGCTGCAGCGTCTTCCTGGTGTTCGGGTTCATGTTCACCGTGTCGGGCATAAAGGGCGAGAAGCTGGGCAAGGTGCCCCTCCTGGCCATCGGCCCGGCCATATGCCTGCCGGGCGTGGCCGCCATCGTGCTGGCCAACAAGACCCAGGGCTGCACCAAGTGGCCCTACCGGTGCAGGTGGCCCCGGAGAGGGAGGGAACCCCCGGAAGGGAAGGAGGCGCAGGAGCCCTGGGACCGGGGCGAGGGCCCGGACAGGCCGGCCCGAGGCGGGGACGACTCGGTGTCCACCGTCACCACGGTGGGGGAGTCCTGCCGGCTGATCCGAAGCGTGGAGCAGGACGAGGTGCTACGCTACCTGCGGGCCTGCTACCCCGCTAGCGCCTTCGCGGCCGCAAGGGACATCTCCGACTACTGCGCCCTGGACCGGCTGTGCGCCCCCAGGGAGAGCATGGCTTACGGTGCGGGGCACGGCAGCGTGGTGTACATGCCCCGGGACAGCATCGTGGTGTACTCCCGCAGGGACAGTGCCCCCTACACCTCCTACTGCTGTATCAACCCCCGGGACTTCACCTGGGGCAGAGAGACTGTGGTCTGACTCCAGCCGCTGAGCACCTGCACTCTGTCATCCTTCGCTTTGCACTCAGGGATATCTTCATTAACAAAGGTACATTATACTACTAATACTATACGCATGTGGCCACTGCCTctatttttccactgtaatttGTCCATATAGAAGGTAGTCAAACATAGTGAgatttttttatacacattcatatgcaaataaatacatgttgaGCACAATAATGGGAAGTTTTTATATTggagaaaactgtaaaaattttaaatttattagaAACTGaatataattttcttttctctaGCAATGTCCTACATGGCAGTAGTTGTCTTCACCAAGCCTGTGGAGACTGAATTCAACTTTAGAATGTTAAGCACACATGTATCTCTATTAATGAGATATAAAAGTGTTTATAAATAATCCCCATGggtaaaataaatgataaatgattaaataaatcatttaagcTTCAGGGAAAAAGACACTCAATTGATTAAAACATTGAATTGTTCCTAATTTGTATGATTGACCGtatagaatatagaatatagaatatagaaCATACTGAAATTCTTTCAAATAGTCAATTGCCCCAAAGCAGGTCTGGCATCTATGATTCTTCCTCGCCAACTTTGaccttatttttttaagtataaacagcactgaatcaaattcagcactgttttttttttacaatatgtaCAAGGTTGTATTTAGAATTAACTTATCTTGTGCCAACAAGTGGGTATTTGGAATCATTTTATATAATAGCAATGAAATGTTCACTGCTGTATAgactgtattacatttttatagtaATAAAgctttgtttgaaatattttaaccaTAAAAAGGTAAAGTGAAAAGTAAgcttttacagtaaaaaaaagttttgttttagcattttttgtcaaaaacaatcattttcatcatttgctcttatgaaatatgcaaatatgaaatatgcttCACTCTGTTCTCAGGACTAACAACCAAACACAAGACTTTCAGTCCCTGTGTTATGAAGTCAATAAAACAATATGGCTGACCATTTTGATTATGTCTGAAGTATGATTAAATTTTTCTGATGTAGAGATATGTATAATTTTTCACTTGTAAAAGGGGCattatcatttacattatttttattatctctCTCTAACTCTGTCAGAGAAGGAATGTATGTTGCTAACACATAttcattgaaaatattaaatgtgtgtgtagaaactgaagaaatgtgatgttaaaatgttacttttctGCTTgctaaattatatatataaattatgtatatatatgaattTTTTACTTCAGTGACACTTGTACTCTGTGTAATATTATACCACCTTTAAGAATCTGAGTACATTTTAGTTAACACATGCTCTCCTTTAATGATCTGTTGCACCAACAACTCATTTCagcattaaatgcatttttgtctactaaaaaataaatatgtttgatatttctgttttaatatgctctttgtctgtctgtgccatCCAATGccaaattggaaaaaaaattgggtGATGTtacaatcatttcatttgttcagtGTATTTTCTAAATGAAGTGTTgaaaagcaatattttaaacaaaaggggaaaataaaacagaaagggCCCGTTAAGGGATTTCAAAGGATACTTGTTTCTTAAAATTCCTGGTTGTTTCTGTGGGTTCCTCTTAATAGCAAATCcagaagcaaaaataaatgttgatatACTAAGGTTTGATATCCAGGGACAAACAGTAGCCATGTTCAGATGTCACTTAGTTACACTGAGCCAGTTACACCTGATAACATTTAAGCATCAAAGTGTCAATAATGTGATTAATGTGTACTTATGGTATCATGTATTATGGTATCATGTAACTATGTGTAAAGTTTTAACAGTCTGAACTCATTTAAAATGGTCATGAAACcagcagatttttttaaccAACAAAGCAACATGATCACTTTAGGCCATTTTAACCGTGTTCCCCACTGAGAGTCGTCTAAACATCTTGAACGGGCCTGTGCAATGTTTCAGCACTGTGTTATGGTCATTTAAATCTTAATCCTCATTTCCATATCCTCACAAGAGCACAGTTTTCATCTTAACACAAACTTTTTTGTATTGACTCTGGCATCATAAAAAGCCCCTAACTATCTAAAAGTGCTATGGTTCCTGGTTATGCGGGGATGACCtttgaaatgtctgtgtttgataCATGTTACAAAACATGGTCAAGTACTTACAGTTCAAACACTGAGTTCTGGAAAGACTGTTAACTGTTTGCAGATTCCTTTTTGGGGAATGTTCAAACTGTGTAAACAAAAGCCGAGAGAGCTTCATTACAAAGACATGCTTTGCTTGAGATGCCTTCATTTATTCAACAATGAACTGTTGCCAATGCACCCACATCCTCTTGAAAAAACGTTCTGAaaccaaagcacaaaaaattTATGAAATTGTTCTGTTGTTCTATACTTGATTGATGTTCAATCCCCTGCATCTTCTTGCTCTATACATATTTTACTGGCAAAATAGTAACCCTGAAATTTTTACACAAGGCAATGTATATTAGAATTGCAAATGGGAAAGCTGATTCTAGATCAGTTGTTGGAGCCACAAATACCTAAAACCCTCTCTTGTCTGGCATGCTGTATGCTGCCTGCCTACGAGTGTGTTCCTCTCATTGACAATGCTATCTCATTAGTGCAAAAAACTGTAGCGTAGATGGTCCTCAGTCATTGTAAGactattatacatatatttcttttgttctgtATCCATACAAAAAATTATCCAGAACTGAGAAGGCCCAAACATTGCAGCACAGGACATAAGAAACACAAGATCCTAAAATAACTGAAACCAGTATAAAGCAAGTAATACGTTATATGCCTGAGATGTCCACTGGGGGTCACTAGAGTAccatattaatttaaattagaCTACCATGCTCCTTGAACTTGAATTTGAGCAGATCTTCCTTGAATCCTCTTTTCTTTTAGTTAAAGAAATGAGACTATAACTTAGCAAACTGGTGTAGCACTGGAGTGATCATGATTTGGATGAGGTGAAACAACAGCAGTTAAAGACTTCCTTTACCATGGCATGATCAACATTCTGggggaaacagaaaagaaatgacagaagtGATACAACTTTTGCCTTTGCCAAGAGCAATATAACTCTTACGAAGATAAGCAGacccacagggaaaaaaaaaaaagattaacgTTATGGCTACGTCAAACAGATAAAGACGCAACAGCTTTCTTCACTGGATATAATCACTGGTAGATCTGAGCTCTGAGTGTTGTTACGCTGGAAGCAAACACATTGAGAATCTGTGTTATCTGAGAATACCTGGCTTTTTGTCTCACAGTGTCTCCTCATGTCAGAGACATTGCAAGCAGATGGAACCTCAGTATGGATGGTCTCTAAGATGCATTCAGCACAGCTGTGGCCCTATAATGTGTATAAGAAAGAGTATATCTCTGgatttctcatttttgttaCTTAAAAGGCATTTGAACCTGTGCCCAAATAATACATTGGCTTCGGAAAGTATTCAGACTTCTttactttttgcacactttgttgtgttatagacTCAATCTGAAATGAATACTTATGAATACTTCATGTATatgagatatttcagtttttgattgttaataaattcacaaaaattcctaaaaaatgttttgctttgtcattatgggatGTTATGCTGAGATTAACAGCCAAAAGAATATATTTCATCTGTTTTAGATTAAGTCTATGACACAAAAAAGGTttgcaaaaagtgaaggggtctgaatgcTTTCCAAAGCCGCTTTACATTTGTGATCTCAATGgataaatatttgaatgatCCAAAACACCCAGCAGCTATGAATATTTAGCTTTGGAATCTGAGTTATAGGTCATCTCCAGGCAAGCAAATTTAGGAATGGCAGCCAAATATTTCTGGCAAGAACCTCGATAATTTCAACGCTCACCAGTTTATACAAGTTACAAATGTCAAATTGAAGGATGGTGTTCTCTGTTGTCATTCAAAGCTATATATCTGTAGCTGTATACCCTGAAAAACATGTGATAATGTCATCTTCTGCTCTCTGTGCCTAGTAGTAGTAATATGTCATACTTCTGAAAACAATCAAATGCAAAGCCTTTTATTGACAGGATTAGTGTTGATTGGGCATCTATTATAGGCAGTTTCTTAGAGAGATGGGAATGGAGATTTGCCATTTGTTAATCTTTTATTCAGGTCACTGAAGTTTGGTGAGCATACATACAAAAGCAGAGCGGAATCTGTCGTGTGAGCTGAGTCGTGAGGTCTGAAAAAACAACTATAGCACAAGGAGCTGCTGAGTGGTGATCCTGAGTGGTGTGTATGCCAATACACATGCAAATTtgacattattaaaaattcTATTTACATGTTCATGCTTTCTGGAAGATGTAATGAAGCTTTTTGTCTCAATATTTACACACTGTGTGGTTCAAAGGTCTGAGCTTCATTACCACCAGTTTCAGGGAATACGCCAGCTGTACCTGATGACTCCGTCGTCAGATTCACCACCGTACAGGCCGCTGTAATCGTAACCATTCAGATGAGCAGAGTGACATCTAGTGGACAAAAAGAGAACGACTTCACaattttatatgtgtgtgtcaacCGTTACTGTGGACAACTGCGTGAAACGGATCATATTTATAGAAACGAAAGCAAAAAGTGATGTTTTACTATcgtttatttgcttggcagatgctctgTTCTGGTGGACGTTGAcgttttatatttgtatattatcCATTCAAACAACTGCATACAACTGTAATACCTTGCATCAGGAAAGTTTACTTGCAAGTTTGCGGATGTATGCTTTCTTACAACGTACTACAaataatgctgttattttaGCATTTCCATTATCACTATAGCCATTTAGAATGTTAGCAAAGCGATTGACATGTGCGGTTACAGATttattgtgtgtgcgtgtgtgtgtgtgtgtttcaaaaaaagtagaaaatcCTTCAATCTTTTCAAAGAAAGGCTGCTCTGGTTATGTTCACTGTATCACAGCACTAGTATGTGCTGAACTTCATCTCTTTGTGACTGGCCCACTACTGGACTTCAGTGTTCAGTAGCTTCAGTAGCTCCCAGACAGTGAGTCCCCAGCAGTCCCTTTATATTCACTGAACTGTCACTGATACAAATCCAAACAAGAGCAATACGACAGCATTTACAattcactgcacacacacgtacacaggaACTGACTGAGATAAATGTGCTCTGGAAACATTGCTTTAAGCGATAGTAGTTCCAAGTGTTAGTCCCCTCTTGCCCAGAGGAAGACATTAACAATGTTCATTTGTTCAGGAGACAGCTTCATCAAGGGTGGCTTTACATACTGTCTATTGATGCAGCTGGAAACTCAGTGAAGCCATTCAAAGTCAGCACTTGCCTCAAGAATGTAGCTCCCCAAAGTCAAAATCCTCAGGCTAAATAATGGCATAAGGAAGGACCTAGACAATCATGCTTACACTGCCTGTAGATCAATAATGGAAAAGTGCTCGATTTTCCAATTTTCATGCAGTGCAGAACGCTGTTTTGACCCAGGCTGGTTTAGcttcttagatttttttttctttagtgaGAATTCTTAGCTGAAGAAAGACTGTTCTTTGGCCAGATTAATTGCATAACATGTTAATCGGACAGCTTTAAAATGGAATCAATACTTTGCTTATTTTTTCCCATGAACTTCCCAATTCATCTTGATGTAGGAAAGAATGTGGTGATGTGGGAATAACAGTTGCtccatgcacatgcatgcatacatacatatatttaacataGAGCATTACATACtttttcaacagcaaaaaaaagtcatgtgtGCAAAATTTTCATCTGCAGCTTTGAAACTTCTATAATCAGCAAAACATTGGTCACCCTCAAGTCCTCCATATATATTGTTAGCATGTAATATCCTTCAGGAGAGAAGTTGACATTAACATTCACACACTTTGTGCCCAATGGCTAATTAAACATATTGTCCTCTATTTCAGTGCAAACAATTTTTCAGATgctaaaaatatttcactgtggaAAATGAGGTGATAATATGAATAACTCTTTAACActaggagtgtgtgtgtgtgtgtgtgtgcatgtgtgtctttgccatgtgtttgcgtgtgtctTTGCCATGTGTGTCTTTACTAAGAGTAAAGACACTCTTGTACActgttgcttttgtttaattttatttccaaGACTACTTTACTCTTCACTCCAAGACAGGcaggtgtgaataaatatgaaaaaatgtgatgctCCTGTTTTCTGGACATCACTTTCCTTTGTGCAATGCTATTAAGATATATAATTGCAATCTGATACACTGGATCTGCAGATTTTCAAATCAATCTCACTTCTTGCCCATTCTCTATCCCTGCCCCATCAAAATGCACAGGGGAATTATTTTTCTGAATCCAtttgctccagataagagcatctgccaagtgcCTGAAAATCTTAGCAGCTTCCACGAATTAATTGCCCTTTCCAGACCTTAGTAATAAATCAAAAGGCTCCTGTGGAGTGTCTACATGGATTTTAGTCTCCCCTGAGAGGATCTTTATTCACTGTGGGGTTAACTGTGTCAGCACAGGGGACAGCCATGAAGCAGGAAGCTTCACAGAGAACATTTACATCAAAGGGAGGTGTCTCGACCTGTGCAGTCTGCGTGTTCCTCTGAGTTGATCAAAGTATCTTGGTTGGCAGGTTTTATTGACTAGTTGCTGTGGACATGCTGGGTCAGCTTCTGCATTCTCATGACTCCATGCTCCAGAGTTCCAAGCTgacactgcccacagagatacaaatatatgcatacacacacacccacccacagcacacagacaaagagatggagacacacatattcacaaagGCATATCATGTATGCATACACCATGAACACGTCatgcaaatatgcacacatacaccataCGCATACACAAAATTGAAATATATCATCGTGCCTCAGTTGCTAATCAGATGGACTGTCAGCTGATCTGGCAGGAGACATGCCTGCAGGACTAAAATTGTTCTTAGGTCACTCTTTAAATCACCAAAAGGTACATCTGGTTTACTTAACAATGGTTTTACCTCACGTTGAAAAAGATACAAGAATTGAAAATGTCTCGCCTCTACAAAAGACTTCCAGTTCTGAAGAGTTAATGCTTAATTTCCAAATCCTTTTCCATTTAACGGCCATGCagctgaatgaaaacatttatatccATTAGCATGAGGTATGCAAAGACAAAACCAGGTGATTTTCTTATCGTGTTGCAGCAGTCTACAAAGAAGAACATTCCAACGACAAGCAGCCTGGATGCCTCCCTCTTTCCCATTATGTTATCCTACAAGACACAGACCTGTCTATGGACAGAGTACCCAGTCCttactgttttcctttcttagtacagattattacattattacagaaATTACAGACTTCTTAGTACAGACGCATGAGCGGGAAAGGAAATAGTGCTACATTCTTAATACgagttattatcattattgtttttattactatGAGCAATATCTTCAGGCCTGAGACCTCTGAAATGAAGGTACTTCACACACATTAGATCAAAGTGGAACAGTGAGGACATCTCAGAATTGACGTACTCTTTCACAACAGAAAGCCAACTATGTATAAGATCaattctgttttaaacatttttggatattcttcatttttagagaccttaataataatgataatcaccTTGAGTTGTTGATCTGAATTCTGCCTATAAATCAGAGAACTCAACTTCTCCTCTTGGCACATTTAGGTTGGAATTCTTTTCTAGGCTGCCCCACAACCTCTTATAAGCATCCGAGATAATAAATAGTTCGAAGTTGTCGCCAGTACTTATTACTTTCTAAGAGACAATTCTGgaataaatgtatattcttAAAGATATTACATTTCCTTATACAACGCGTTtaataaaatggaaacatttatgtCTTATACTTAGTGTTAGCAAGCCAGTAACTATTGGTAACAGGATATCTTTCCGCTTGCTTGTACTTAAAGATGGCGGTCGAGTTAGAGTACTGGTATTCAGTAGAAGCTAGgtaaaagaaatagaaaaataaataattgtctGACCACAAAGAGTAATTTGATGGTCCAGAGCTGCAGTGTTAACGTTATTTGGTTACAGAATCATTAAGGTAATATATTTCACATCATTACTTTATCtattagctaggtagctagcgaACATTAGCCAGCAAGGTAGCTGTGCTTTTTTCGGGACATGCAGTGTGGTGTATCTGCACTTGCTGggcacattttcttttattgtttcgGTTAATTATTGTATTACCGAATCAAATTGCTATTCCGTTTTGTTATCTATAGATAGTGTTAAATATCTGTAAGGCAAAACGAAACTAATGGTAGCACACCAGCTGGCGTGTTGACTAAATAGCAAGCTTGCTCGctagataacgttagctagctatgatTGATTTGTTTCCATATAGACGGATGCTTGTTGGTAGCTAGTAGGACGCGGCTAGTTGCACTTTACTGGCACACTAGTCTCCTGACCCATATTTTAAGCCTTTCTGTTGGAGAACTGGTTGGCATTTACCACTTAGACGCTGTTCCTTTATGTGGAGAAACTGCGGTTTATACATTAGCTGTATTGCTTGCTAGTTGTAACGTTGGCCGTCAGTGACTGACTTGTCTGTGTCACtaagctaggtagctaactacGGCCTTCACTCCATAAGGGCTAGTCTAGAACATCGACCTGCGTTATTTACTAAATGTAGCTAGATGTTGTAGTTGTGTTCGCTAATCCGTATGACACAGTGTTTATGTAGCTgacaagttagctagctggcgaGCTAGACGTTTTAACGCAGTGTCGACTGGTTAGCTGGCTAAGCTAACAGAAGTTTTCGACTGGCCGCGCAAGGGTTACCATGGTGACAAAGACCCCGATCCCTGGAACTTTTTCAAGTTGCATTGTGTGCTAGTGAAGTAAAATCACTACGGTCACCCCGCTGGATAAAGTTGTTTCTCTTTCCGATGTGGCCATTTCAAACAACTGCTAAAATGGTGTTGTCGCTCGGCACCGAATTTGAAGAAAATACTTGGCCGTAACTCGATTAACATTATGAAACTAAGTCgtgttcccacacacacacttgggcAACTAAGTTAGCTCGCTATGCTACCTAGTGACGCTAATGTTATCTTGCGAGTTAGTCTGGAATAAGTGATATTGGTGACATGTATGCCTCCAAAACAAAACGACGTGCAaaattattaattcatattaTTAGCAGTCCAAGTAGGCTTCGTTTGCTGTTAGTGTTAGCGGTCCAAATGGCCTTTTGAAGAAACGTCTGCTTATAACACTTTGGTCCTTCCTAGATAGCAAGTTGTCTGCCGTTGGAGCTCATTTCAATTCAAGTTCGCAGTGGGAGGCCGCGCTATTGTTAGTAAGGAAAGTGGGATTCAATAGCTCATGTCGTTAACTGTCGGGGTTGTgattttggggagggggggagaggtgaCGGTTTTTTGCCGGGAAAACTAGCGGGTTTTCGCGGATCGGTTGCGGCCAGCTCCCCATATGTAAACACAGTCGGTTGCTATTTTGCTTGTCTTATTGGGAAGGAGGGAGACTAGCTGTTTGTCTTGTGCTGGAGCGCAGCAGGTTTGACTTTGGCAAACTGGTTAAGGCAACTACCCAAGGTATGTTATCCAGATTACTGACTGGGATCAAGACTTTTTTCCTACCAGTTATATCTGATGTTCACTAGCTGCACACTTCAGACATACTGGAAGCGGTCTGAATTATTTTTGTGGTTGAGTCGTGTCACAGGTCAGCAGCCTATGGTGgaatgtgggaatcgtgttcTTGTCTGTATAACTGGAGAATTGCGGATACGCAGCTCGCTGTTTCAGTTTTAATCATCGCGTTGGTAGCTGGTTGATTGTTGGAGAGAGAAGATGGCTGAATGCAGTTA from Megalops cyprinoides isolate fMegCyp1 chromosome 22, fMegCyp1.pri, whole genome shotgun sequence carries:
- the LOC118769498 gene encoding transmembrane protein 215-like, yielding MRADGINPRTGMVVAGCSVFLVFGFMFTVSGIKGEKLGKVPLLAIGPAICLPGVAAIVLANKTQGCTKWPYRCRWPRRGREPPEGKEAQEPWDRGEGPDRPARGGDDSVSTVTTVGESCRLIRSVEQDEVLRYLRACYPASAFAAARDISDYCALDRLCAPRESMAYGAGHGSVVYMPRDSIVVYSRRDSAPYTSYCCINPRDFTWGRETVV